One window of Pyxicephalus adspersus chromosome 4, UCB_Pads_2.0, whole genome shotgun sequence genomic DNA carries:
- the PIGX gene encoding phosphatidylinositol-glycan biosynthesis class X protein, whose protein sequence is MKIIMSELQVTVVSIFLISILSASTAGAEKSCPQLKVEREILKNGFHRDLVTRVHVQGFTEQVDSCRILLNETIPSGLFMDPYQISSLQEHNHVEVIMPSFVDVEAPEYLSKEHTALVYMKPDEACKHCYISIVPVHARYHRPSAEAPEVSILVGSPQLLIRCSKDFPPRGCSNYPLVEAPCGSLTEEACQWMDVQYTLVKDEAIVKVPVGIAQHGPVVCIVTIAVSLICTGMLLRTIYMHKQKSA, encoded by the exons atgaaGATCATCATGTCAGAACTACAAGTGACTGTGGTGTCTATATTTCTGATTTCTATTCTGTCAGCATCCACTGCAG GTGCAGAAAAGTCATGCCCTCAGCTGAAAGTTGAGAGGGAGATTTTGAAAAATGGATTTCACag GGATTTGGTAACCAGAGTACATGTTCAAGGCTTTACTGAGCAGGTGGATAGCTGCAGGATTCTGCTCAATGAAACCATCCCATCTGGACTATTTATGGATCCCTATCAGATTTCCTCTCTACAGGAGCACAATCATGTAGAG GTAATAATGCCGTCATTTGTGGATGTAGAAGCTCCTGAGTACCTCTCTAAAGAACATACCGCTCTAGTGTATATGAAACCAGACGAAGCCTGTAAACATTGCTATATCTCTATTGTGCCAGTTCATGCACGATACCATCGCCCATCTGCCGAAGCCCCTGAAGTCTCCATACTTGTCGGCAGTCCACAGCTACTTATTCGTTGCAGCAAAG acttTCCTCCAAGAGGTTGCTCAAATTATCCTTTGGTAGAAGCACCTTGTGGATCTTTAACTGAAGAAGCATGTCAGTGGATGGATGTGCAGTATACACTG GTTAAAGACGAAGCAATAGTGAAAGTACCAGTGGGGATAGCACAGCATGGACCAGTTGTGTGTATTGTGACTATTGCAGTCTCTCTGATTTGCACTGGAATGTTACTCAGAACAATTTACATGCACAAGCAAAAGTCTGCATAG